In Streptomyces rapamycinicus NRRL 5491, the genomic stretch GTACGCCTCCAGCACCCCGGACTTGCCGCTGCCGCTCGGGCCGGAGATCAAGGTCAGTGGTCCCAGCCGAAACGCGGCACGGCGGTGGCTCTTGAAGGCCGACAGCCTCAACTCGGAGACGATGGGCCGCAGTTCGGTCCTTGCGGGCAGCAGCCCGGATGCGCTCATGCTCCGGAACATATCTGTGGCACATACCGCCGAACCGTTACTCCTTCCGTATCTTCCTACCATCGGGGGATAGCCGCCGTGGCCGATGATGACCAAGGGACAGCGGATGTTCGGCGCTCGAGGGATTGAGGACGGTACGGGGGCCCATGGCTGACAACACGTTCTGGATCGCGGCCCTCACCGGCGGCACCGCCGTCCTGGCCAGCTGGGTCACCAGCCGCGGCAACACCCGGGCCGCCCGGATCCAGGCGGACACCGCGGCCCTCGCCCAGCGCGCGGAACGGCTGCGCGACAGCAGGCGCACCGCGTATCTCGATCTGATCGAACAGAGCCACAGCATCGGCGAGTTGTACTGGGCGGTCGCCGCCGTCGAGCGCACCGGCACGGCGGAACGCCGCCCCGCCCTCCTGGACGAACTGGCCGAGCGCGAACGCGACGAGTACGGCAAGATGCGCCGCTGTGTGCGCGTGGTCGAGCTGGAGGGCCCGGCCGCCGCGGCCACCGCCGCGAACGCGCTGCAGAAGGCCACCGGCCCGTTCCACCGCGCGCTGGGCGCGATGCGCTCCGGCGAGCCGGAGGCGGGGCAGCGCTTTCACGCCGCGTTCAGCCCGTTCTGGCAGGCCCTCACGGACTTCGTGGACGCGGCGAAGACGGCCCTCCAGGAGGTCTAGCGGGGAGTCCGACGAGGCACGGCGGGGCGTCCTGACGAGGCGTACGGGTGTGCTGTCAGGAAGCGGACGGGCGGGACGGGGACGTGCCCGCGAGAAGCCGCCGGGCGCGGCAATTTTGTCAACTACATGTCAGTCCGGCCCACTTCACGGCCCGCCCGCACCACGGCCCCCGAAACTCGGACGGTGGCCGTCGGCCCGGGCCCGAGTGGCACCATCAGCACGGATGCTGAGACACGGACCGCCTCCCTAAACCCTTTGGCGGAGCCGCCCTCACCCCCCAGGCCGATTTCCACGAGGACACGTGGTGCGGCCCGAACAGCTGCCCTAGCGTGCCCCTTACTGGAACCTTAACTCCCTAAGGAGCGTCATGTTCGGGCGAATAGGACGGTTCGCCGTCAACCGTCCATGGCTGATCGTCGCGATGTGGGTCATCGCGGCGATCGGCCTGGCCATCCTTGCCCCACCGCTGAAGTCCAGCGCCGACCAAGCTGACTTCCTGCCCTCGCACTACGAATCGGTGCGGGTGACCAAGCTCCAGGACCACGCGTTCCCGCAGCAGGAGAGCGCGGCCGCCATCCTGGTCTACCAGCGGCCGGACGGCGGAAAGCTCTCCGAGGCCGACAAGGCCGCCGTCATCAAGGCGACCAAGGGGTTCCAGGACAAGAAGTACAAGACCTTCAAGTCCGTGCTGACCACGCCCGAGGCCGTCTCCAAGGACGGCAAGATGGCGCTGGCCAACATCTACTCGACCAAGAAGAACGTCTACGACGAGGACACCCAGCAGTCGATCAAGGATCTGCGCGCGGACCGCGACAAGCTGCTGAAGGGCACCTCGCTGAAGGTCGATGTGGCCGGTCCCGCGGCCTCGGGGCTCGACTCCGCCGAGTCCGAGGGTGACACCGACGCCATGATCATGATGGCCACCCTGGTCCTGATCATCGTGCTGCTCGGCGCCATCTTCCGCAGTCCGCTCATCGCGCTGATGCCCGTGCTGATGATCCTGGTGATGTTCATCATGGCCCAGGGCCTGATCGGCACCGCCAGCGACCTGTTCGGACTCGAGGCCGACAGCAGCGTCTCCGCGATCCTGATCGTGGTGCTGTTCGGCGTCGGCACGGACTACATGCTGTTCCTGCTGTTCCGCTACCGCGAAAACCTCCGCCAGGGCCAGGAGCCCAAGGAGGCCTTGATCCAGGCGGTCACCCGGGTCGGCGAGACCATCGCCTCGGCGGCCGGCGCGGTCATCGTGGCGTTCCTCGCCCTGACGCTGTCGACGATGGGCAGCATGCGCGCCATGGGGCCCTCGCTGGCGATCTCCGTCGCGGTGACCCTGGTGGCGGCCCTCACCCTGGTGCCCGCGGTGTTCTCGCTGCTGGGAACGAAGGCGTTCTGGCCGTCCAAGGCGTGGAAGCAGGCGCCCCGCAACCGGCTCGCCAACGGCACCGGTTCCCTGGTCTCGCGCCGTCCCGGCCTGATCGCCACGGTGTCCGCCTGTGTGCTGGCGGCCCTCGCGGTGGGCGCGTTCGGCTTCAAGGCCGAGTTCGACACCGACAGCTCGCTGCCGAAGGACCTGGAGTCCGTCCAGGCCATGGCGCAGTTGCAGAAGAGCTTCTCGGCCGGTGAGTCCGACCCGAGCCTGGTGTACGTCCAGTCCAAGGACGGCGCCAAGCTGGACGCCGCGGCGCTCAGCGGGTTCCGCAAGAAGCTGGAGGGGGTCGAGGGTGTCGGCGAGGTCTCCGCCGCCGTGCCCAACCCCAAGGGCGACGTGGCCCAGTTCAGCGTCGTGCTGAAGTACCGGCCCGCCTCCGAGAAGGCCATCGAGCTGGTGGCCGGGGACCTGCGGGACACCGCGCACGCCTCCGCGCCCCAGGGCAGCGAGGCCCTGGTGGGCGGGACGACCGCGGTGCTGGGCGACATCGAGGACGCCGTCAACCACGACTACCGGCTGGTGTTCCCGGTCGCGGGCGTGGCCATCATGCTGATCCTCGGCCTGCTGCTGCGCAGCGTGGTGGCGCCGCTGTACCTGATGCTCGCCGTGGGCCTCGGCTTCGCCGCGACCCTGGGCTCGACGGTCTGGCTGTTCCAGGACATCAAGGGCGAGAACGGCCTGCTCTTCATGCTGCCGATCGTGGTCTATCTGTTCGTGGTGGCGATCGGCACGGACTACAACATCCTGATGGTGGCCCGATTGCGGGAGGAGGTCGGGAAGGGCAAGTCCCCGGCCGAGGCGGCCCGGCTCGCGGTGGCCCAGTCGGCGCCGACGATCGGTTCGGCCGCCATCATCCTGGCGGGCACCTTCGGTGTGCTGATGCTGGCCAGCAACACCATGCTCCAGCAGATGGGCTTCGCCGTAGCCTTCGGCATCCTGCTCACCGCGTTCATCATGGCGCTGCTGCTGGTGCCGACGGTGACCGCGATGCTCGGCTCCAAGGCGTGGTGGCCCAACCACCGCTTCGACTCCCCCCAGGCGTCCGGTACTTCCGGCCCGGGGCGGGCCGAGGAGCCCGACACCGCGGAGACCGTACGGGTGTGATCCGCGGCCCGCGCGGCCGCCGAAACGCCGCGGTGGCCCTTCGCGACATCGTCGCGGAGGGCCACCGGTGGTGGTGGGACGGTGGAGTGCCGTGAGCGGTAACACTCCATCGCCTCGTACTCGGCGGACCAGGATGCCTCCCCGGAAGGCGAGCTCGATGGACCGCTGGGACCGGATGGGGCGGCTCGCCTCGTACGGGGGCGCCGCCGCCATGGCCCCCTATGCCGTGATCAAAGTGTCGTGGGTGGTGGGCTCACTTCTCGGACTGGCGCCCGTCGGGGCCGGGTTCGGGCTCGCCGAATGGGTGGTGCTCAACACCGTCACGGTCGCCATGGCGGTCATCGGGATCGCTCTCGTACTGGCGCCGGCCCGGCCGTGGGGGATGCGGCTGCCCGGGGTGCCGCTGGTCTTCTGCGCCTGGGTCGGCGCGGGGTTCCTGGTGTCGATGCTGCCGTACGCGGTGGCCGACTCGCTGCTGTCGGAGCCGGACACCTCCGGGTCCGGGAGCGACAGCGACCCGCGAATGCCCGGCTGGGAGGCCGCCCTGATCCAGTTCGGCTTCATCGGCATGGGCCTGGGCCTCATCCTCGCGCTCCCCGCCTATCTGCGCAGGCGCTGGCCGGAAGCGTTCACCGGCCGGACCGGCGGCCCCTCACCGCTCGGCCGGGCGGCCGTGGCGCTCGGCGCCGCCGTCGGCCTGATGTGGCTGTACTGGGCGGCGGGCGGCACCGCGGGCCTCGCCCACCCCGACGAGGGCCGCACCACCTGGCGCCTGCTGTGCGGGATCTGCGGCACCTGGGCGCTGGTCGCCGCGTTCGGCGTGGCCCGCCCGGGCCGCGAGGGCCCCGGCCGGCTCCCCCGCTGGCTGCCGTCGGTCCTCGGCTGGCTCGGCTCGGGCTCGCTCTTCGCGTGGAGCGGCTGGAAGCTGCCCTTCACCCTGTACGTCGCGATCGCCTCGCCCTCCGACACCGTCCTCCCGGAGCGGCTGGGCCTGGCGATCACCCTCCACGTGTGCGCCGTTGTGGCGGGCGGCGCCATGATGTGGACCCTCACCCGCGCCCCGGCCCGAACCGGCCCGGGCGTGGCCACGGCCCGGCCTGTCTGACGCCGCCCGACGCCAACGGCCGCTCGGGGCCGGAACTCGCCTCAGCGCTCCTCGCGCACCGGCTCCAGCACCGCCACGCACTCCACGTGGTGGGTGACCGGGAAGAGGTCGAACGCACGGGTGCGGCGCGGGGCGTAGCCCGCCTCGCGGAAGTACTTGAGGTCGCGGGCGAGGGCCGCCGGGTCGCAGGCGACGTAGGCGATGCGGCGGGCGCCCAGGGCCGCGACGTGGGCGACCGTCTCCTTGCCCGCGCCCGCGCGGGGCGGGTCCAGGACGATCAGGTCGGCCTCGGTGATCCCGGTGCGGGGCAGCACCTGCTCGACCTTGCCGTGCTCGATGCGGACGCGCTCCAGGTCCTGGAGGTTGTGCCGGGCGTCCTCGACCGCGCGCTTGCTCGACTCGATGCCCAGCACCGCGCCGCGCTCCCCCACCCGCTCCCCGATCGCGCCCGCGAAGAGGCCGACGCCGCAGTACAGATCGAGGGCCATCTCGCCCTTACGGGGCATCAGGCCCTGCATCACGGCCTCGACGAGGACGTCCGCCGCCTTCGAGTGGACCTGCCAGAAGCCGCCCTCACCGACCCGCCAGGTGCGGCCCGCCGCGCGCTCGCGGACGAAGGGGCGGCCATGGACGCGGTGCACCAGACGGGCCCGCTCCCGGCCGCGGGACTCGCTGACCCGCAGCACCGAGACCGGCCGGTCCAGCTCCACGATCGGCAGCCGGCCGCCGGGGCGCGGGGTGAGGACCACCTGCCGGTCGGAGGAGCCGGTGGCGGCGATGGCCTCCACGGTGGCGATCTGGGGCCATTCGCGCTTCTCGACGCCGAGTTCGGTGACGCCGGGGGCGGCGATCAGACAGTGGTCGATCGGCTCGACCTCGTGCGAGCGGTGGCGGCGCAGCCCGGGACGGCCCTGCTCGTCCACCGCGTACTGCACCCGGGTGCGCCAGGCCGGGACCTCGCCGCGGGCCACCTTGTCGCCGGGGGCGGGCTCGACCGTGCCGTCCCAGCCCGCCTCTTCGGGGGTGAGCCCGGCCAGCCGGGCCAGCTGCTCGGTGATCACGTCGGCCTTGAGCCTGCGCTGGGCGCCGGGGGCGGCGTGCTGCCAGTCGCAGCCGCCGCACCTGCCGGGGCCCGCGAACGGGCAGGGCGCCTCGACCCGGTCCTTGGAGGCGTCCAGCACCCGCACCGCGTCGGCGCGCAGGAAGCGCGCGCCCTCCTCGCCCTCGGTCACCCGGGCGACGACCCGCTCGCCGGGCAGCGCGTGCCGGACGAACAGCACCTGGCCCTCGGCGGTCCGGGCGATGCAGTGGCCGCCGTGCGCCACCGGGCCGACCTCGACCTCGTACTCCTCGCCGACCAGCGATGCCTTGGGTTCACTTTGCATGGCGGGCTCAGGCTCCAGAAGGGGTGAGGGGGCGCGGTGGGACAACAGCCCACCAGTCTACGTCCCGCCGGACCGCACCCCGTCAACGCCCGGACGTCCCGTAGACCCGCGGCCTACGGGGTGTCCGGCGGACACCCTTAGCCTCCCGGCACCTGCGAGGTGACGCCCGGCTTCTCGCCCTTCGCCCCCTTCTCGCCCTTCTCCCGCTTGGGCGGGATCACCGGGCCGCGCCGCACCGCACCCGGCGCGCTCCACTCGGCCCGCTTGCGGGCCCGCTTCCGGGCCAGCTCGGAGGAGTCCAGCTGCCACGGCACGGAGGTCACCATGACGCCCGGGGTGAACAGCAGCCGCCCCTTGAGCCGCAGCGCGCTCTGGTTGTGCAGCAGGTGCTCGTACCAGCGGCCGACCACGTACTCGGGGATGAAGACGGAGACCACATCGCGCGGGCTCTCCCGGCGCAGGCTCTTGACGTAGTCGATGACCGGCCGGGTGATCTCGCGGTAGGGCGAGTCGAGGATCTTGAGCGGCACGTCTATGCCGCGCTCGTGCCACACCGTCTGGAGCGCCTTGGTCTCGGCGGGGTCCACGTTGATGCTCAGCGCCTCCAGCCGGTGGGAGCGCATCAGCTTGGCGTAGGCCAGGGCTCGCAGCGTCGGCTTGTGGACCTTGGAGACCAGGACGATGGAGTGCACCCGGGAGGGGCGCACCTCCTCCTCGTCGAGCTGTTCGGTGGCCGCCGCCAGCTCCTCGGAGACGCCGTCGTAGTGGCGCCTGATGGCCGTCATGGTGACGTAGAAGATGACCATGCCGAGCAGGGCGACCCAGGCGCCGTGGGTGAACTTCGTCAGCAGCACCACGACCAGTACCAGGCCGGTGAAGAAGGCCCCGAAGGTGTTGATCGCGCGGGCGCGGATCATGCGGCGGCGGGTGTTGGGGTCCCGCTCGGTGGCCAGGTGGCGGTTCCAGTGCCGCACCATGCCGGTCTGGCTGAGGGTGAACGAGACGAAGACACCGACGATGTAGAGCTGGATCAGCCGGGTGGAGTCGGCCCCGTAGAGGTAGACCAGGACCGCGGCGGCCGAGGCGAGCAGCACGATGCCGTTGGAGAAGGCGAGCCGGTCGCCGCGGGTGTGCAGCTGGCGGGGCAGATAGCGGTCCTGGGCCAGGATCGAGCCGAGCAGCGGGAAGCCGTTGTACGCGGTGTTGGCGGCGAGGAACAGCACCAGCGCGGTGGCCCCGGCCAGCACCACGAAGAAGAACGAGCCGTCGCCGAAGACCGCGGCCGCCACCTGCGAGATCACCGGGTTCTGGGTGTAGTCGGCGCCGAGCGGTGCCCCGTTCTTCAGCAGGTCGTGCGCGGGGTTCTCGGCCATCTTGACGTTGGTGGCCAGGGCGAGGGTGATGATGCCGACGAACATGGCCACGGCGAGGCCGCCCATCAGCGCCAGCGTCGTGGCCGCGTTACGGCTCTTGGGCTTGCGGAAGGCGGGCACGCCGTTGCTGATCGCCTCGACGCCGGTCAGGGCGGCGCAGCCGTCGGAGAACGCGCGCAGCAGCAGGAAGATCAGCGCGAAGCCGGCCAGCCCGGTCTGCTCGGCGTGCACCTCGAAGCCCGCGGTGGGGGCCTTCATGTCGTCGCCCAGGACCAGCCCGCGGTAGGCGCCCCAGAGGATCATCGCGAAGACGCCGCCGACGAAGACATAGGTGGGGATCGCGAAGAGCTTGCCCGACTCCCGAACGCCCCGCAGGTTCATCAGCGTCAGCAGCAGGATGATGCCGACCGCGCAGAGCGTCTTGTTCTCGACGAAGAAGGGGACGGCCGAGCCGAGGTTCTCCACACCCGAGGAGATCGACACCGCCACCGTGAGGACGTAGTCGACCAGCAGGGCGCTGGCGACGGTGAGTCCGGCCTTCGGGCCGAGGTTGGTGGTGGCGACCTCGTAGTCACCGCCTCCGCTGGGGTACGCGTGGACGTTCTGGCGGTACGAGGCGACCACCGTGAACATCAGCACGACGATGGCGATCGTGATCCACGGGCTGTAGTGGTAGGCCGACGCACCCGCCACGGACAGAACGATCATCACCTGCCCCGGCGCGTACGCGACGGAGGACAGGGGGTCGGAGGCGAAGACGGGGAGCGCGATGCGCTTCGGGAGGAGGGTCTCCCCGAGCTTGTCGCTGCGCAGCGCCCGCCCGATCAGGATCCGTTTCGGGAGGTCGGTCAGTTTGGACACGCTGAGGATCGTAAGGGGTAGCCCGGGCCCCCGCCCACCCGCCCACCCCTGGGAAAAGGGGCGGGCGGGGGCGCGGGCCCCCGGGCGGTCAGGCCAGCCGCGCGGGCAGGGTGCGGTGGCCGTTGGAAATGAAGGACTCCACCGGTTCCAGCGGGTCCCGCCCGGACGCGAGCGTGAGCCCGGGGAAGCGGTCGAAGAGCGCCGGGAGCGCGATCGCGGCCTCCAGCCGCCCCAGCGGGGCGCCGACGCACAGGTGGACGCCGTGGCCGAACGCCAGATGGCTCTTGAGCTGCCGGGTCACGTCGAAGGCGGCCGCGTCCTCGCCGTGCACCTCCGGGTCGCGTCCGGCGGCCGCGTAGGCGGCCAGGATCGCGTCGCCCTTGCGCAGCACCACGCCGCCGTCCAGCTCGATGTCCTCCACCGCGTAGCGCAGCGGCAGGTTGGCGACCGGGGCGGAGTGCCGCAGTGTCTCCTCGATCACATCGTCCCAGGTGGCCCGGCCCGCCCGGACGTGCTCGAGCTGCTCGGGCCGGGTGAGCAGCGCGTGGATGGCGTTGTCCAGGAGGTTGACCGTGGTCTCGTGACCGGCCGAGAGGAACAGGGCGAGGGTGTCGGTGAGCTCCTTCTCGCTGAGCCTGGAGTCGCTCTCCTCCTCCCGCACCGCGATCAGCCCGCTGGTCAGGTCGTCGCCGGGCTTCTCGCGCTTGGTGGCCACCAGCTCGCCGAGGACTGCGTACATCTCGCCGTAGGTGGCGGTGACCTCCTCCGCGGAGGCGGAGGTGTGGAAGATGCTGTCCACCACCCGGCGCATCCGCTCGCGCAGGTTCTCGTCCTCGAGCCCGAACAGCTCGGAGATCACCTGGATGGGCAGCGGGTACGCGTACGCCTCGCGCAGGTCGACCACCTCGCCCGGCCCGGCGGCGGCCAGGTCGTCCAGGAGCCTGGCACAGATCTCCTCGATGCGCGGCCGCAGGGCGGCGGTGCGCCGGGCGGTGAACGCCTTGGAGACCAGGGTACGCAGCCGACGGTGCTCACCGCCGTAGGCCGTGAACATGTTCTCCACGGCGACCCAGGTGATCAGCGGCCACTCGGGCGAGATCTCACCGTTGTTCCACGCGGGCCAGTGCTGCCGGGGGTCCTTGGAGACCCGGGGGTCGGTCAGCAGCTGTTTGAGCGTGCGCTGGCGGGTTATTGCCCACGCCACCACGCCGTCAGGAAGCTCAACAAGCGTCGCCTCGCCGCCTGCTGCGACTCGGGCTGCCTCTCCGACGATGTCGCGGCCGGCGGGGTCGAGGACGATGGGACGGGGTTCCACTGGCTGCCTCCAGGGCTCTCGTCGAATGGTGCCGACTTGGACACGGACGCCGCGAACGGCTGGGCCTGAGCCGCCGCCTGGGCGGGGAAGCGCACCGGCAGGGCGGCCAGGGCGCGGTGGAAGGGTCCGGTCCGCCAGGTCAGCCGCTCGGCGGGGACCGCCAGTTCCATGTCCGGGAGACGGTCCAGGAGCCGCTCGATGGCCACGGAGGCGATCACCCGGGCGGGCCGCTCGGCGGGGCAGCGGTGGGCGCCCGCGCTCCAGGCCAGATGGGCCCGGTTGCCGGAGCGGCGGTCGGAGGCCAGGGCGGCCTCGTGGTTGGCCGCCGCGTAGCTGATGAGCACCGGGTCGCCCTTGCGCAGCCGTACGCCCGCCACCTCGCAGTCGTACCGGGGGAAGCGGGTGCCGTAGTTGGCCATCGGCGGATCGTTCCAGAGGACCTCGTCCAGGGCGTCCTGGACGGGCATGCTGCCGCCGGACAGCTCACCGGCGAAGCGGTCGTCCGACAGCAGCAGCCGCAGCGCGTTGGCGATCAGGTTCTGCTCGGGGTCGGTACCGGCCGCCATCAGCAGGATGATCTGCTGCATCAGCTCGTCGTCGGAGAGCTGGGAGGGGTGCGCGATCAGCCAGGAGGTGACGTCGGCGGCGAGCTGCTCGCGCTTCTCCGCCACCAGGCCGGAGATCCACCGCAGCAGCTCGTCGTTGGCCGCCGCCGCGTCCTCGCCGCTGTCGAAGAGCTTCATCATCGTCTCGACCAGCTTCGGCCCGTCCGCCGGGCGGGCGCCGAAGAGCTGGTTGAAGACCAGCAGCGGGAGCACCGACGCGTACTCGGTGATCAGATCGGCCCGGCCCCGGGAGGCGAAGGCGTCGATCAGCGT encodes the following:
- a CDS encoding MMPL family transporter, whose protein sequence is MFGRIGRFAVNRPWLIVAMWVIAAIGLAILAPPLKSSADQADFLPSHYESVRVTKLQDHAFPQQESAAAILVYQRPDGGKLSEADKAAVIKATKGFQDKKYKTFKSVLTTPEAVSKDGKMALANIYSTKKNVYDEDTQQSIKDLRADRDKLLKGTSLKVDVAGPAASGLDSAESEGDTDAMIMMATLVLIIVLLGAIFRSPLIALMPVLMILVMFIMAQGLIGTASDLFGLEADSSVSAILIVVLFGVGTDYMLFLLFRYRENLRQGQEPKEALIQAVTRVGETIASAAGAVIVAFLALTLSTMGSMRAMGPSLAISVAVTLVAALTLVPAVFSLLGTKAFWPSKAWKQAPRNRLANGTGSLVSRRPGLIATVSACVLAALAVGAFGFKAEFDTDSSLPKDLESVQAMAQLQKSFSAGESDPSLVYVQSKDGAKLDAAALSGFRKKLEGVEGVGEVSAAVPNPKGDVAQFSVVLKYRPASEKAIELVAGDLRDTAHASAPQGSEALVGGTTAVLGDIEDAVNHDYRLVFPVAGVAIMLILGLLLRSVVAPLYLMLAVGLGFAATLGSTVWLFQDIKGENGLLFMLPIVVYLFVVAIGTDYNILMVARLREEVGKGKSPAEAARLAVAQSAPTIGSAAIILAGTFGVLMLASNTMLQQMGFAVAFGILLTAFIMALLLVPTVTAMLGSKAWWPNHRFDSPQASGTSGPGRAEEPDTAETVRV
- a CDS encoding class I SAM-dependent RNA methyltransferase → MQSEPKASLVGEEYEVEVGPVAHGGHCIARTAEGQVLFVRHALPGERVVARVTEGEEGARFLRADAVRVLDASKDRVEAPCPFAGPGRCGGCDWQHAAPGAQRRLKADVITEQLARLAGLTPEEAGWDGTVEPAPGDKVARGEVPAWRTRVQYAVDEQGRPGLRRHRSHEVEPIDHCLIAAPGVTELGVEKREWPQIATVEAIAATGSSDRQVVLTPRPGGRLPIVELDRPVSVLRVSESRGRERARLVHRVHGRPFVRERAAGRTWRVGEGGFWQVHSKAADVLVEAVMQGLMPRKGEMALDLYCGVGLFAGAIGERVGERGAVLGIESSKRAVEDARHNLQDLERVRIEHGKVEQVLPRTGITEADLIVLDPPRAGAGKETVAHVAALGARRIAYVACDPAALARDLKYFREAGYAPRRTRAFDLFPVTHHVECVAVLEPVREER
- a CDS encoding APC family permease, with translation MSKLTDLPKRILIGRALRSDKLGETLLPKRIALPVFASDPLSSVAYAPGQVMIVLSVAGASAYHYSPWITIAIVVLMFTVVASYRQNVHAYPSGGGDYEVATTNLGPKAGLTVASALLVDYVLTVAVSISSGVENLGSAVPFFVENKTLCAVGIILLLTLMNLRGVRESGKLFAIPTYVFVGGVFAMILWGAYRGLVLGDDMKAPTAGFEVHAEQTGLAGFALIFLLLRAFSDGCAALTGVEAISNGVPAFRKPKSRNAATTLALMGGLAVAMFVGIITLALATNVKMAENPAHDLLKNGAPLGADYTQNPVISQVAAAVFGDGSFFFVVLAGATALVLFLAANTAYNGFPLLGSILAQDRYLPRQLHTRGDRLAFSNGIVLLASAAAVLVYLYGADSTRLIQLYIVGVFVSFTLSQTGMVRHWNRHLATERDPNTRRRMIRARAINTFGAFFTGLVLVVVLLTKFTHGAWVALLGMVIFYVTMTAIRRHYDGVSEELAAATEQLDEEEVRPSRVHSIVLVSKVHKPTLRALAYAKLMRSHRLEALSINVDPAETKALQTVWHERGIDVPLKILDSPYREITRPVIDYVKSLRRESPRDVVSVFIPEYVVGRWYEHLLHNQSALRLKGRLLFTPGVMVTSVPWQLDSSELARKRARKRAEWSAPGAVRRGPVIPPKREKGEKGAKGEKPGVTSQVPGG
- a CDS encoding cytochrome P450 family protein, which gives rise to MVAWAITRQRTLKQLLTDPRVSKDPRQHWPAWNNGEISPEWPLITWVAVENMFTAYGGEHRRLRTLVSKAFTARRTAALRPRIEEICARLLDDLAAAGPGEVVDLREAYAYPLPIQVISELFGLEDENLRERMRRVVDSIFHTSASAEEVTATYGEMYAVLGELVATKREKPGDDLTSGLIAVREEESDSRLSEKELTDTLALFLSAGHETTVNLLDNAIHALLTRPEQLEHVRAGRATWDDVIEETLRHSAPVANLPLRYAVEDIELDGGVVLRKGDAILAAYAAAGRDPEVHGEDAAAFDVTRQLKSHLAFGHGVHLCVGAPLGRLEAAIALPALFDRFPGLTLASGRDPLEPVESFISNGHRTLPARLA
- a CDS encoding cytochrome P450; protein product: MTNSPAAGPVPPPGCPAHAAPAEAGGATGSRAAVPMYGQEFADDPHGTYARMRATFGPIAPVELSPGVYASLVTSYQLGLEILRDTERFAKDPRSWRAMRDGTVGLDNPVAPMMMYRPNALFSDGEAHARLRGAITDSLDRVDPHALSEYVERSAETLIDAFASRGRADLITEYASVLPLLVFNQLFGARPADGPKLVETMMKLFDSGEDAAAANDELLRWISGLVAEKREQLAADVTSWLIAHPSQLSDDELMQQIILLMAAGTDPEQNLIANALRLLLSDDRFAGELSGGSMPVQDALDEVLWNDPPMANYGTRFPRYDCEVAGVRLRKGDPVLISYAAANHEAALASDRRSGNRAHLAWSAGAHRCPAERPARVIASVAIERLLDRLPDMELAVPAERLTWRTGPFHRALAALPVRFPAQAAAQAQPFAASVSKSAPFDESPGGSQWNPVPSSSTPPAATSSERQPESQQAARRRLLSFLTAWWRGQ